One part of the uncultured Bacteroides sp. genome encodes these proteins:
- a CDS encoding lactonase family protein, with translation MLKKLILMSIYALTLSSFTPKDNSSEDKKNSELFLLIGTYTSGTSKGIYVYRFDTETGNASYVNEIDGLSNPSYLNLSKDEKFVYSVGENEDEGGVAYALSFDKKNGKLTRLNSQKTFGGSPCYINIDPKGKYVITANYTGGNVSVFKIKKDGTLFPSNQIITFDKKDAPEPQPKSHLHCVAFTPEGKYLLADDLGKDKVHKFNLNYTEAEDNSVQFLLTGKPEAFDVEKGSGPRHITFHPNGKYAYLINELSGKVTVFQYNNGILKDIQYIKSDTTSGTDKKGSADIHLTPDGKFLYASNRLKADGIAIFKVNQTTGKLTNTGYQYTGIHPRNFIITPNGKLLLVACKNSNVIQIFKINSKTGLLEDTGKKIELDKPVCLKFASLHNK, from the coding sequence ATGCTCAAAAAATTAATACTAATGAGTATCTATGCCTTAACACTCTCATCTTTCACACCGAAAGATAACTCCAGTGAAGATAAAAAGAACAGCGAACTCTTCCTGCTTATAGGAACTTACACTTCCGGAACGAGCAAAGGTATATACGTTTACCGCTTCGATACGGAAACAGGAAATGCTAGTTATGTCAATGAAATTGATGGACTCTCCAATCCTTCTTATCTGAATCTCTCAAAAGATGAAAAGTTTGTTTATTCTGTTGGAGAAAACGAGGATGAAGGAGGAGTGGCTTATGCTCTTTCATTCGATAAAAAGAATGGTAAACTAACCCGCCTTAATTCTCAGAAAACATTCGGTGGGTCACCTTGCTATATTAACATCGATCCAAAAGGAAAATATGTAATCACAGCTAATTATACGGGAGGAAATGTTTCTGTATTTAAAATTAAAAAAGACGGAACACTGTTCCCTTCAAACCAGATAATTACCTTTGACAAGAAAGATGCTCCGGAACCACAACCAAAATCTCATCTACATTGTGTTGCTTTTACTCCGGAAGGGAAATATCTTTTAGCCGACGATCTCGGAAAAGACAAAGTACATAAATTCAATTTAAACTATACTGAAGCAGAAGATAACTCTGTTCAGTTCCTGCTAACAGGTAAACCCGAAGCTTTTGATGTAGAGAAGGGATCTGGTCCGAGACACATTACTTTTCATCCAAACGGAAAATATGCTTACCTCATCAATGAGCTATCCGGAAAAGTAACAGTATTTCAGTACAACAACGGAATATTAAAAGATATTCAATACATAAAATCAGATACAACTTCTGGAACTGATAAAAAAGGAAGTGCTGATATTCATCTTACACCTGATGGAAAATTCTTATATGCCTCAAACCGTTTAAAAGCTGATGGTATTGCTATTTTTAAGGTAAACCAGACAACTGGGAAACTTACAAATACCGGATATCAGTATACAGGAATCCATCCACGTAACTTCATAATTACACCTAATGGCAAGTTACTTTTGGTTGCTTGCAAAAACAGTAATGTAATTCAGATTTTTAAAATTAATTCTAAGACTGGTTTGCTTGAAGATACAGGAAAGAAGATTGAACTGGATAAACCTGTGTGTCTGAAGTTTGCAAGCCTTCATAATAAGTAA
- the speA gene encoding biosynthetic arginine decarboxylase has product MRKWRIEDSEELYNITGWGTSYFGINDKGHVVVTPKKNGVAVDLKELVDELQLRDVSAPMLLRFPDILDNRIEKTAKCFQIASEEYGYKAQNFIIYPIKVNQMRPVVEEIISHGKKFNLGLEAGSKPELHAVIAINTDSDSLIICNGYKDESYIELALLAQKMGKRIFLVVEKLNELKLIAKVAKRLNVLPNIGIRIKLASSGSGKWEDSGGDASKFGLTSSELLEALDFLEKKDLKDCLKLIHFHIGSQVTKIRRIKTALREASQFYVQLYSMGFNVEFVDIGGGLGVDYDGTRSSNSESSVNYSIQEYVNDSISALVDAADKNDIPHPNIITESGRSLTAHHSVLIFEVLETATLPEWDDEKDVVNEDDHELLKELYSIWDALNQNKMLEAWHDSQQIREESLDLFSHGIVDLATRAKIEKLFWSITREIHQIASGLKHAPDEFRQLSKLLADKYFCNFSLFQSLPDSWAIDQIFPIMPIQRLDERPDRSATLQDITCDSDGKVDNFISTRNVAHYLPVHSLKGKEPYYMGVFLVGAYQEILGDMHNLFGDTNAVHISVNEKGYNIEQIIDGETVAEVLDYVQYNPKKLVRTLETWVTSSVKNGRISVEEGKEFLSNYRSGLYGYTYLE; this is encoded by the coding sequence ATGAGAAAATGGCGTATTGAAGATTCAGAGGAACTTTACAACATTACTGGTTGGGGAACCTCGTACTTTGGTATCAATGACAAAGGTCATGTAGTGGTTACCCCCAAGAAAAACGGAGTGGCTGTCGACTTAAAAGAATTGGTTGATGAATTGCAACTGAGAGATGTTTCGGCTCCTATGTTATTACGCTTTCCGGATATTTTGGATAACCGGATTGAGAAAACAGCTAAATGTTTTCAGATTGCTTCAGAGGAATATGGTTATAAAGCACAGAACTTTATAATTTATCCTATCAAAGTAAATCAAATGCGCCCGGTAGTTGAGGAAATTATCAGTCATGGTAAGAAATTTAATTTAGGACTGGAAGCTGGTTCCAAACCTGAACTACATGCTGTAATTGCCATCAATACTGATTCAGATTCTTTAATTATCTGTAACGGATATAAGGACGAAAGTTATATAGAGCTAGCTCTTCTTGCTCAGAAGATGGGAAAGAGAATCTTTCTTGTTGTTGAAAAACTTAATGAACTTAAATTAATAGCTAAGGTTGCAAAACGACTTAATGTGTTACCTAATATTGGTATCCGCATTAAACTTGCTTCTTCCGGTAGTGGAAAATGGGAAGATTCTGGTGGCGATGCAAGTAAGTTTGGACTTACTTCCAGTGAGTTGCTTGAAGCGTTGGATTTCCTTGAAAAGAAAGACCTGAAAGATTGCCTGAAACTGATTCATTTCCATATTGGAAGTCAGGTTACTAAAATACGTCGTATTAAAACGGCTTTGCGTGAAGCTTCTCAATTCTATGTTCAGCTCTACTCAATGGGCTTTAACGTAGAGTTTGTTGATATTGGTGGCGGACTTGGTGTAGATTACGACGGTACTCGTTCTTCAAACAGTGAAAGTAGCGTGAACTATTCTATTCAGGAATATGTGAACGACTCTATTTCTGCTTTGGTAGATGCAGCTGATAAAAACGATATTCCACATCCAAATATTATCACCGAATCTGGTCGCTCATTGACTGCTCATCACTCTGTTCTTATTTTCGAAGTGTTGGAAACAGCAACTCTTCCTGAATGGGATGATGAAAAAGATGTGGTGAATGAAGACGATCATGAACTATTGAAAGAGCTATATTCTATCTGGGATGCTTTGAACCAGAACAAGATGCTCGAAGCTTGGCATGATTCTCAGCAGATCCGTGAAGAATCTCTCGACTTGTTTAGCCATGGTATTGTTGATTTGGCAACTCGTGCAAAGATTGAAAAATTATTTTGGTCCATAACCCGTGAAATCCATCAGATTGCTTCCGGCTTGAAACATGCTCCAGATGAATTCCGTCAGTTGTCTAAGCTTTTGGCTGATAAATATTTCTGTAACTTCTCATTGTTCCAGTCTCTTCCTGATTCATGGGCAATTGATCAGATTTTCCCTATTATGCCAATTCAACGATTGGATGAACGACCAGACCGAAGTGCTACTTTACAGGATATAACATGTGACTCTGATGGAAAAGTTGATAATTTTATATCTACCCGTAATGTAGCTCATTACCTGCCTGTACATAGTCTGAAAGGAAAAGAGCCTTATTATATGGGTGTGTTCCTTGTTGGAGCATATCAGGAGATTCTGGGCGATATGCATAATTTGTTTGGTGATACGAATGCGGTTCATATTAGCGTAAACGAAAAAGGCTATAACATTGAACAGATTATTGATGGTGAAACAGTTGCTGAGGTGTTGGATTATGTACAATACAATCCAAAGAAGCTGGTTCGTACACTCGAAACATGGGTTACTTCTTCTGTGAAGAACGGACGTATTTCAGTGGAAGAGGGAAAAGAATTCCTTTCTAACTATCGTTCCGGACTTTATGGATATACATATTTGGAATAA
- a CDS encoding RagB/SusD family nutrient uptake outer membrane protein, with the protein MKKIIKSILYSLVIGVSITLNSCNGYLDEVPKGQKIPETLADFEALLRDEYGCHRVDITQANLLLNDRYPSSSSLNYYPLWKANYMWDEAADRVKLNNSDETTYYASYASISTCNLIIEHAPTATNATENERNTLIAQARVLRAMNYFNLVNYYADTYEATTASTKLAVPVISSADINAPSKQVTIKELYDYILKELSESVPNLPEKPATILHPGLATAYAFYARVYLQMSDYTNALKYAEEALKLNNKLYDWVAYYESNKSQILNPISYTATSSPYNYTYVENYNYRHGSSNYASTEVNIPVSRAARFEDGDARFAARWKVRTVGTDTYYAGTTNGYFNYGGLTTTEMYLIKAECLARKNDLTGSMDALNAVRKTRILPAKYQDLTATSITDAVKKIWRTKENELIFSIVPFADARRLNLDSNYARTFTKTVNETTYTLSPTSHLWTMPFPMGATSNPGNGTITQNVDK; encoded by the coding sequence ATGAAAAAAATAATAAAAAGCATACTATACTCTCTAGTAATTGGGGTAAGTATTACTCTTAACTCTTGTAATGGTTATCTGGATGAAGTTCCAAAAGGGCAGAAGATTCCTGAAACACTTGCAGATTTTGAAGCATTGTTAAGAGATGAATATGGTTGCCATCGTGTTGATATTACTCAGGCAAATCTATTATTGAATGACAGATATCCTTCATCATCATCTTTAAATTACTATCCACTATGGAAAGCCAATTATATGTGGGACGAAGCTGCAGACAGAGTAAAGTTGAACAATAGCGACGAAACGACTTATTATGCAAGTTATGCATCCATTTCAACCTGTAACCTGATTATAGAGCACGCTCCTACTGCAACCAATGCCACCGAAAATGAAAGGAATACTTTGATAGCTCAGGCAAGAGTATTAAGAGCTATGAACTATTTCAATCTGGTAAATTACTATGCAGATACTTATGAGGCAACAACAGCTTCTACAAAACTGGCTGTTCCTGTAATTAGCAGTGCAGATATAAATGCACCTTCAAAACAAGTTACAATTAAGGAATTATATGATTATATACTAAAAGAATTAAGCGAATCAGTACCTAATCTTCCGGAAAAGCCAGCTACAATTCTACACCCAGGTTTAGCAACTGCTTATGCATTTTATGCACGCGTATATCTACAAATGTCTGATTATACAAATGCACTTAAATATGCTGAAGAAGCTCTGAAACTAAACAATAAATTATATGACTGGGTTGCTTACTATGAAAGTAATAAGTCACAGATTCTTAATCCTATATCATATACAGCTACATCATCACCATATAATTATACTTATGTAGAAAACTACAACTATCGTCATGGAAGTTCAAATTATGCTTCAACAGAAGTTAATATTCCTGTTAGTAGAGCTGCACGTTTTGAAGATGGAGATGCACGTTTTGCTGCACGCTGGAAAGTAAGAACAGTTGGTACTGATACTTACTATGCAGGAACAACAAACGGATATTTTAACTACGGTGGGTTAACTACTACTGAAATGTATCTTATAAAAGCAGAATGTCTGGCACGGAAGAATGATTTAACCGGTTCAATGGATGCATTAAATGCGGTGCGTAAAACAAGAATCTTACCTGCAAAATATCAGGATCTTACTGCAACCTCAATTACTGATGCTGTTAAAAAGATATGGAGAACTAAAGAAAATGAACTTATATTTTCCATCGTGCCCTTTGCTGATGCTCGCCGTTTGAATCTAGATAGTAATTACGCTCGTACATTCACCAAAACTGTAAATGAAACAACTTATACACTATCTCCAACATCACATCTATGGACAATGCCTTTCCCAATGGGGGCAACTAGCAATCCAGGAAATGGAACAATCACTCAAAATGTAGATAAATAA
- the argB gene encoding acetylglutamate kinase, which produces MKEKLVIIKVGGKVVEEEATLNQLLNDFAAIQGNKILVHGGGRSATKIASLLGIESNMVNGRRITDAETLKVVTMVYGGLVNKNIVAGLQARGVNALGLTGADMNAIRSVKRPVKDVDYGFVGDVEQVNASILGDLIKKGIVPVMAPLTHDGNGNMLNTNADTIAGETAKALADIFDVTLVYCFEKRGVLKDENDDNSVIPQITRAEFDAYVAQGVIQGGMIPKLENSFSAINAGVSQVVITLSSAINKNEGTKIIK; this is translated from the coding sequence ATGAAGGAAAAACTTGTTATTATTAAAGTTGGTGGTAAAGTTGTTGAAGAAGAGGCTACATTGAATCAGCTGCTTAATGACTTTGCTGCTATACAGGGAAATAAAATATTAGTTCACGGTGGAGGGCGATCTGCAACAAAGATCGCTTCCCTACTGGGAATTGAAAGCAATATGGTCAATGGCCGACGCATCACTGACGCAGAAACACTGAAAGTGGTGACTATGGTTTATGGTGGACTGGTAAACAAGAATATTGTAGCCGGACTTCAGGCCAGAGGTGTGAATGCTTTGGGACTTACTGGTGCTGATATGAATGCCATCAGATCTGTAAAACGTCCGGTTAAGGATGTAGATTATGGTTTTGTTGGAGATGTGGAGCAGGTAAATGCTTCTATACTTGGAGATCTTATTAAAAAAGGTATCGTTCCGGTGATGGCTCCTCTAACTCACGATGGCAATGGAAATATGCTTAATACAAATGCTGACACCATTGCAGGAGAAACAGCCAAAGCTTTGGCTGATATTTTTGATGTGACGTTAGTTTATTGTTTTGAAAAGAGGGGAGTCCTCAAAGATGAAAACGATGATAATAGCGTAATTCCTCAGATAACTCGTGCCGAATTTGATGCTTATGTAGCTCAGGGGGTTATTCAGGGAGGTATGATTCCGAAGTTAGAAAATTCTTTTTCTGCAATTAATGCAGGCGTTTCTCAGGTTGTAATAACCTTATCCTCAGCTATTAACAAGAACGAAGGCACAAAAATTATAAAATAA
- a CDS encoding shikimate kinase: MTRIFLIGYMGAGKTTLGKAFAREMNLSFVDQDWYIEERFHKTVQEIFAERGEQGFRELERQMLHEIAEFEDVVISTGGGAPCFYDNMDFMNQKGDTVFLNVTPEVLFSRLKMASQNRPILRGKSNEELKAFIAKTLEKRAPFYSKAKYIFNADELEDIYQIKFSVNKLKELLGL; encoded by the coding sequence ATGACTCGGATTTTTTTGATCGGATATATGGGAGCGGGGAAAACAACTCTTGGAAAAGCTTTTGCCAGAGAGATGAATTTATCTTTTGTTGATCAGGATTGGTATATTGAGGAGCGCTTCCATAAAACTGTGCAGGAAATATTTGCAGAGAGGGGAGAGCAAGGCTTCAGAGAGTTGGAGCGCCAGATGCTTCATGAAATTGCTGAATTTGAGGATGTTGTTATTTCAACCGGAGGAGGTGCCCCTTGCTTTTATGATAACATGGACTTTATGAATCAAAAAGGAGATACAGTCTTTTTAAATGTTACTCCTGAAGTATTGTTTAGTCGCCTGAAGATGGCTAGTCAGAATCGTCCTATTCTGAGAGGCAAATCTAATGAAGAGCTAAAAGCATTCATTGCAAAGACTCTTGAAAAACGTGCACCGTTCTATTCAAAGGCTAAATATATATTCAATGCTGATGAGCTGGAAGATATATACCAAATAAAATTTTCTGTCAATAAGCTAAAGGAGCTACTTGGCTTGTAA
- a CDS encoding helix-turn-helix domain-containing protein, which translates to MNKNDGNILKDLGQHSLNISDFNHAILYSKKLLELGRKTENENYQMYGSVYLGQALMMKGYKQSAKIYLEKSKKLALKLKNDSVLSSVYNGLGLYALNIENDYYSSISYYMKGIESAKRSKYRRLYSILLCNMGEVYYLKKDTTGLKYTLECYDLGHKQNDPFIIYAGAVNTSQIYFLMKKYNETLKYLREAEFLMDKNEFYDQTNVYTLFGRTLFYMGDEQQAEAYFDKAIKYAKLANTSSLSNCYINYADLLMKNKRYREAADLLNSGIVLCHKKNNKMFLYELYESLSKCYELENNYKESLKCYKIYHQESNKRFNAEKERSLNEIRVKYDTERQENEIKQNKLELLQKENNIRFLVYILLLGVIILGGLYYLYYRKNKLYLNIVRQNQDAIKREKNLYQQIKQLQEGEKNELSEKYSVSSLTNEKSSTLYEQLEMLMREKQIYKDNFITKEKLADMLGTNRTYLSQIINEKFGSSFTYYINSYRVDEAVHILSDPNNNIPLKALSAQLGFNSISTFYKVFQSSIGMPPSLYRSKVIELQKNSEIDK; encoded by the coding sequence ATGAATAAGAATGATGGCAATATATTGAAAGATTTAGGGCAACACTCTCTAAACATTTCAGACTTCAACCACGCCATTCTATACTCAAAGAAATTGCTGGAACTAGGAAGAAAAACAGAAAATGAGAATTATCAAATGTATGGTTCTGTTTATCTGGGACAAGCCTTAATGATGAAAGGATATAAACAGTCGGCTAAAATTTATTTGGAAAAATCTAAAAAGCTGGCTTTAAAACTAAAAAATGATTCTGTACTTTCTTCCGTATATAATGGTCTTGGACTTTATGCATTAAACATAGAAAATGATTATTATAGTTCTATTTCATATTATATGAAAGGAATTGAATCTGCCAAACGTTCAAAATACAGAAGGCTTTATTCAATACTTTTATGCAATATGGGCGAAGTATATTACCTAAAGAAAGACACAACTGGTTTAAAATATACTTTAGAGTGTTATGACCTGGGACATAAGCAAAATGACCCTTTTATTATTTATGCTGGCGCTGTAAATACTTCGCAGATATATTTCTTAATGAAGAAATACAATGAAACTCTTAAGTATTTAAGAGAAGCAGAGTTTCTTATGGATAAGAATGAGTTCTATGATCAGACAAATGTATATACACTTTTTGGAAGAACTCTATTTTATATGGGAGACGAGCAACAGGCTGAAGCATATTTTGATAAGGCCATTAAATATGCAAAGCTGGCAAATACTTCGTCTTTATCTAATTGTTATATAAACTATGCAGATCTTTTAATGAAAAATAAAAGATACAGAGAGGCAGCTGACTTATTAAATAGCGGAATAGTATTGTGTCATAAAAAGAATAACAAGATGTTTCTCTATGAACTATACGAGTCACTTTCTAAGTGCTATGAATTAGAGAATAATTATAAAGAATCACTTAAATGCTACAAAATCTATCATCAGGAATCCAATAAACGTTTCAATGCAGAAAAAGAACGCTCGTTGAACGAAATCAGAGTTAAATATGATACAGAAAGACAAGAAAATGAGATAAAGCAAAATAAATTAGAGTTATTGCAAAAAGAGAATAATATTCGTTTTTTGGTTTATATTTTATTGTTGGGTGTTATCATTCTTGGTGGCCTATATTATCTGTATTATCGTAAGAATAAACTCTATCTCAATATTGTCCGTCAAAATCAGGATGCCATAAAAAGAGAGAAAAATCTCTATCAGCAAATAAAACAATTGCAGGAAGGAGAAAAGAATGAACTCTCAGAAAAATATTCAGTTTCATCGTTAACTAATGAAAAGAGTTCAACTCTTTATGAGCAGCTGGAAATGTTGATGCGTGAAAAACAGATTTATAAAGATAACTTTATTACAAAGGAAAAGCTTGCCGATATGTTAGGCACTAACAGAACTTATCTTTCTCAGATAATAAACGAGAAATTTGGTTCTTCATTTACTTATTATATCAACTCATATCGGGTTGACGAAGCTGTTCACATTCTTTCTGATCCTAATAACAATATACCTCTTAAAGCACTCTCTGCACAACTAGGTTTTAATTCTATATCAACTTTTTATAAGGTTTTCCAATCAAGTATAGGTATGCCTCCTTCACTTTACAGGAGTAAAGTTATAGAGTTACAAAAGAATAGTGAAATAGACAAATAG
- a CDS encoding SusC/RagA family TonB-linked outer membrane protein — MKRNVVLGCLFLIVALLIPGQINAQYGNTSKRKVSGIVTDTQGEALIGATVTLHSSNNKVIGILTDMDGRYSISINSESDKLEFSYIGFLSQTHVIGKNSSLNVTLHKNDQQLDEIVVTGYQTISRERATGAFAKVSADKLEQKRLSSLNSVLEGQIAGFNDGKLRGVTSMNGMTTPLYVIDGFPVESTRYTQYGSLEENIPDLNIEDIESITVLKDAAATSIYGARAANGVVVIITKKASKGKTNVSFSSTYTFSPYSYYMDNRTDAADIVELEKGWADNNPKLKVSANSSGYITDAAAIAYATSYKKNAIFTSTGMQSILDYYSGNISQTDLNTTLGSLASKGYQYYKDVEKYAKRNPFYQQQNLRIGKTTDTNSFQSSVTYKKNQLEDKYSQNESVGINLANITDIYKWLKLELGSYTLYSNGTTQSYSALNPGFDYMPYNSLIGNDGNPYVSTMASRFSESTLNTIKSKGLYNMDLTPLDELGRNLTRSKNFSNRTYAKLNIKLADWLKYSVQFQYEYNTIRSNKLRNKESYDVRSLVNGFATYNSSTGAVTYNIPYGNVYFTENQSSNAYNFRQQLDFNKTFADKHDLTVIAGTEARRSKIDYSNNTLYNYDPEMLSFELIDAKMLSNLTGKLISGNYFYPSNMAYLKGLPNSFLSFYGNAGYTYEGKYTATGSLRWDRSNLWGTDSKYQNKPIWSVGASWNVNKESFFNVSWVNMLKLRLSYGIGGNIAKNNAPYMTASYSQNTTVGGLQGNINSRPNPQLSWEKTTTTNIGADFSILQGRLNGSIDYYNKKGEDLLANTMGVPTEGWGYSTYKINNGGMRNRGVEVTLNGDIIRTKDFTWNASLLYGYNKNKVTYVNVKAPVYYLQLDYPDAYPIIGNSYTAIYGYKWAGLSSTGLPQVYDGAGNKVTHQPTTLDAITYCGSTVPVHAGSFGSSLSYKNLELSFLLIYNLGHKMRNKFLPALNNSYSSAIYGYITDFAPVNKKINNRWKQAGDELKTNVPRVIYEYESDYSYDSYSMYSYSDINVISASNIRLNNVALSYRIPAEYCKIAHLSSARIQFNVENAYTWAANNDAKYQLNGYNSPNYVMGIYLNF, encoded by the coding sequence ATGAAGAGAAACGTTGTTTTAGGATGCCTGTTTTTGATTGTAGCTTTACTTATTCCGGGCCAGATAAATGCCCAATATGGAAACACATCAAAAAGGAAAGTAAGCGGAATTGTAACCGATACGCAAGGCGAGGCACTAATTGGTGCAACAGTCACTTTACACAGTTCCAATAATAAAGTTATAGGAATATTGACAGACATGGACGGTCGCTATTCAATCTCCATCAACTCAGAGTCTGATAAACTGGAATTCTCTTATATTGGTTTCCTGAGTCAGACACATGTTATTGGCAAGAATAGTTCCTTGAATGTAACTCTCCACAAGAATGATCAGCAGTTAGATGAAATTGTTGTAACTGGATACCAGACGATTTCCCGCGAACGGGCTACGGGTGCTTTTGCAAAGGTTTCGGCTGATAAACTTGAACAAAAAAGATTAAGTAGTTTAAATTCAGTTTTGGAAGGACAAATTGCCGGATTTAATGACGGTAAGTTAAGAGGTGTAACATCAATGAATGGAATGACAACGCCCTTGTACGTAATAGATGGATTTCCTGTAGAAAGTACCCGATATACCCAGTATGGAAGTCTGGAAGAAAATATTCCAGATCTAAATATTGAAGATATTGAAAGTATTACAGTTTTAAAAGATGCTGCTGCAACATCTATCTACGGAGCACGTGCGGCAAACGGAGTTGTGGTCATCATTACAAAAAAAGCGTCCAAAGGAAAGACCAATGTCTCATTCTCGAGTACATATACCTTTTCTCCTTACTCTTATTATATGGATAACCGCACAGATGCAGCTGATATTGTTGAGCTAGAAAAAGGATGGGCTGATAATAATCCGAAACTTAAAGTTTCGGCTAACTCATCAGGATATATTACTGATGCTGCTGCCATTGCTTATGCTACCAGCTATAAAAAGAATGCTATATTTACCAGTACCGGAATGCAATCAATTTTAGATTATTATTCTGGAAATATCTCTCAAACAGACTTAAATACGACGCTGGGCTCATTAGCATCAAAAGGCTATCAATATTATAAAGACGTAGAAAAGTATGCGAAACGAAATCCTTTTTACCAACAGCAGAACTTACGTATTGGAAAAACCACAGATACCAACTCTTTCCAATCATCTGTAACATATAAAAAGAACCAACTTGAAGATAAGTACTCTCAAAATGAGTCTGTCGGTATTAATTTAGCTAATATAACTGACATTTATAAGTGGCTAAAACTGGAACTAGGTAGTTATACTCTTTATAGTAATGGTACAACACAATCATACAGCGCACTTAATCCTGGTTTTGACTATATGCCCTACAATTCATTGATAGGTAATGATGGAAATCCTTATGTGTCTACTATGGCCTCTCGCTTTAGTGAATCTACATTGAATACAATTAAGTCAAAGGGCCTTTATAATATGGATTTAACTCCGTTGGATGAATTAGGACGTAATCTGACTAGGTCAAAAAACTTCTCAAACCGTACTTATGCAAAACTGAATATTAAGCTTGCCGACTGGCTTAAATATAGTGTTCAATTTCAATATGAATATAACACAATTCGTTCCAATAAGCTAAGAAATAAGGAATCATATGATGTACGTAGTCTTGTAAACGGTTTTGCAACATACAATTCTTCAACTGGAGCTGTGACATATAACATACCCTACGGAAATGTTTACTTTACTGAGAATCAATCCTCTAATGCATATAACTTCCGTCAACAGCTAGACTTTAATAAAACATTTGCAGACAAACACGACTTAACAGTTATTGCCGGAACAGAAGCCAGACGTTCAAAAATAGACTATTCAAACAACACTTTATATAATTACGATCCGGAAATGCTATCTTTCGAACTTATTGATGCTAAAATGCTATCTAATCTTACAGGAAAGCTAATATCAGGAAACTATTTTTACCCATCAAATATGGCCTATCTAAAAGGATTGCCTAATAGTTTTTTATCATTCTATGGGAATGCCGGATACACTTATGAAGGTAAATATACAGCAACAGGAAGTCTGCGTTGGGACCGCTCAAATCTTTGGGGAACAGACAGCAAATATCAAAATAAACCAATCTGGTCTGTTGGAGCAAGCTGGAATGTTAATAAAGAATCCTTCTTTAATGTCTCATGGGTTAACATGTTAAAACTTCGTTTATCATATGGTATCGGAGGAAATATAGCAAAAAACAATGCACCATACATGACTGCAAGTTATAGCCAAAATACAACAGTAGGCGGTTTACAAGGAAATATAAACTCACGTCCTAATCCTCAGTTATCATGGGAAAAAACCACTACGACTAATATTGGAGCAGACTTTTCTATTTTGCAAGGACGATTGAATGGTTCCATAGACTACTATAATAAAAAAGGCGAAGATCTTTTAGCAAACACAATGGGAGTTCCAACAGAAGGCTGGGGATACTCTACATACAAAATAAACAATGGTGGTATGAGAAACAGAGGAGTTGAAGTTACATTAAACGGAGATATTATCCGAACTAAAGACTTTACCTGGAATGCTTCGTTACTTTATGGGTACAACAAGAATAAAGTAACCTATGTTAATGTGAAGGCTCCGGTATACTACTTACAATTAGACTATCCCGATGCATATCCAATTATTGGAAATTCCTATACTGCAATCTACGGATACAAATGGGCAGGGCTAAGTAGTACCGGTTTACCACAGGTTTATGATGGTGCGGGAAATAAAGTAACTCATCAACCTACTACTCTTGATGCAATAACTTACTGCGGATCTACAGTGCCAGTCCATGCCGGTTCATTCGGAAGCTCATTAAGCTACAAAAATTTAGAACTCTCATTTTTACTAATCTATAACCTAGGTCATAAAATGCGTAATAAGTTCCTACCAGCTTTAAATAATAGCTATTCATCAGCGATATATGGTTATATAACAGATTTTGCTCCTGTAAATAAGAAAATAAATAACCGTTGGAAACAAGCCGGCGACGAACTTAAAACAAATGTTCCAAGAGTGATTTACGAATATGAATCCGATTACAGTTATGACTCATATTCTATGTACTCTTACTCAGATATTAATGTAATTAGTGCATCAAATATAAGATTAAACAATGTAGCATTATCATATAGAATACCCGCTGAATATTGCAAAATAGCTCATTTAAGTAGTGCGCGTATCCAATTTAATGTAGAAAACGCATATACCTGGGCTGCTAATAATGATGCAAAATATCAGCTTAACGGATACAATTCTCCCAATTATGTAATGGGCATTTATTTAAACTTTTAA